Proteins co-encoded in one Nicotiana sylvestris chromosome 7, ASM39365v2, whole genome shotgun sequence genomic window:
- the LOC138874012 gene encoding uncharacterized protein, protein MRDHIIGEDYELWDIVTDGPLATTKKNAKGVDVPKTRSDCTVEDLKKWEKNAKAKKWLVCELGPDEYSRIQSCTTAKEIWDTLQVAHEGTPQVKRSIGTLLYSQYENFTIKERETIQEMYTRFTILTNKFKSLGRIILEEDKVEKILTRVLPVQPKRNKGSKKAMVATWGETSDKDSKDEAGDEQALIAIGESNDE, encoded by the exons AtgagggatcacatcataggagaagactatgaactctgggacatagtcactgatggtcctctagcaactACTAAGAAGAATGctaaaggagtggatgtgccaaagacaagatcTGACTGCACAGTTGAAGACCTGAAGAagtgggagaagaatgccaaggccaagaaatggcttgtgtgtgaactaggtccagatgagtacagtagaattcaaagttgtaccactgctaaggaaatctgggacactttgcaagtggctcatgaaggaacacctcaggTGAAGAGGTCCATAGGAACACTGCTGTATTCTcagtatgagaatttcaccataaaGGAaagagaaaccatccaagagatgtatacaaggttcaccatacTGACAAATAAATTCAAGTCTCTTGGAAgaattattcttgaagaagacaaagttgagaagattttgacaagagttttgcca gttcaaccaaaaaggaacaaaggatcaaaaaaggctatggttgctacctggggagaaacatcagataaGGACTcaaaagatgaagctggagatgaacaagcacttattgCCATCGGAGAATCAAATGATGAATAA
- the LOC138874013 gene encoding uncharacterized protein, with amino-acid sequence MSNPQDHPHSPPPPSPSNSSSSTPLSVSPKPRFRRQKMLAQNTVASGTLRKVLNEILKASQVKESPAPKSDSSSEFESFQSATEGDGHGSSDSEKTQESPSEVSSSVVENLETRFVLVGPIRDIELPEMSRSGGKKKSEKEKEREGAYGEERGKGKGAVLAICGVAQDRLNESGMKSGRSGSGEAAEGLVHLSKQRESKKKKDKGKGKVAESSEVVEEEEMELVHQERGITVEVPTPKPKKPKTSSKKSSSMPVAVEPTLAKRTRSAVKAKQTKVSDDDDWSGEEEDDDEFEKEGISLPFLAEENF; translated from the exons ATGTCTAACCCACAAGATCATCCTCACAGCCCTCCACCACcatctccctcaaattcatcctcatctACTCCACTAAGTGTATctccaaaacctaggtttcgAAGGCAGAAAATGCTTGCTCAAAACACTGTAGCATCTGGGACTTTGAGGAAGGTTTTAAATGAAATtttgaaagctagccaagtgaaagAAAGCCCAGCTCCAAAGTCTGATTCTAGCTCTGAGTTTGAATCCTTTCAATCCGCGACTGAGGGAGATGGccatgggtcttctgactctgaaaaGACTCAAGAATCTCCATCTGAGGTAAGTTCTTCTGTGGTTGAAAActtagaaactaggtttgttctggttggaccCATTAGGGATATTGAGTTACCTGAGATgagtaggagtggaggtaaaaagaagtctgaaaaagaaaaagagagagagggtgcatatggtgaagagaggggaaaaGGGAAGGGAGCAGTTCTTGCTATATGTGGGGTTGCACAAGATAGGTTAAATGAGAGTGGAATGAAGTCAGGGAGAAGTGGTTCTGGAGAAGCagctgaggggttggttcatctaaGCAAACAAAGAG aaagcaagaaaaaaaaggataagggaaagggaaaggttgCAGAATCCTCAGAGGTTGTTGAGGAAGAAGAGATGGAACTGGTTCATCAAGAGAGGGGTATAacagtggaggttcctacacccaaGCCTAAGAAACCCAAGACTTCCTCTAAGAAGTCCTCCTCTATGCCTGTAGCTGTTGAACCcacactagccaagaggacaagatctgcagtgaaagctaaacaaaccaaagtttctgatgatgatgattggagtggagaagaagaagatgatgatgaatttGAGAAGGAAGGGATAAGCTTGCCATTTTTGGCAGAAGAAAATTTTTAA